A section of the Patescibacteria group bacterium genome encodes:
- a CDS encoding nucleotidyl transferase AbiEii/AbiGii toxin family protein produces the protein MFTPNKRDIQHKVVMFNLLNLILKDSFLAQHLMFKGGTYASLRGFLDRFSVDLDFDLPFKEEKEQIRERLYKIFKKLDLQIKDESKNYLQFFLKYDQLSFQRNTLKLEINDAPSKFNEYEKAKLLEISSYCNGHTPDTMVANKLLAAKGRYDKNGKISGRDFYDINYFLKQGLKVNKRVVEDISGLKYKEYIAELIDLIQNKLTIRLLNEDLNPLLPKDALNKKLPLIKDELIFVLKQE, from the coding sequence ATGTTTACTCCGAATAAAAGAGATATCCAGCACAAGGTTGTGATGTTCAACCTACTTAATTTAATTTTAAAGGATTCCTTTCTAGCACAACATTTAATGTTTAAAGGTGGTACTTATGCCTCGTTGCGGGGGTTTCTGGACAGATTTTCGGTTGATTTGGACTTTGATTTGCCATTCAAAGAAGAGAAAGAGCAAATCAGGGAGCGTCTGTACAAGATTTTTAAAAAGCTCGACTTGCAAATTAAGGATGAGAGCAAAAATTATTTGCAATTTTTTCTTAAATATGATCAGCTGTCTTTTCAAAGAAACACTTTAAAGCTCGAAATTAACGATGCGCCGAGTAAGTTTAACGAATACGAAAAAGCCAAGCTTCTGGAAATAAGCTCCTATTGTAATGGGCACACCCCGGATACGATGGTGGCAAACAAGTTGCTTGCCGCCAAAGGGCGCTATGATAAAAATGGGAAAATATCCGGCAGGGATTTCTATGACATTAACTATTTTTTAAAACAAGGACTAAAAGTTAACAAAAGAGTAGTGGAGGATATTTCGGGTCTCAAATACAAAGAGTATATTGCGGAGCTTATCGATCTTATTCAAAATAAACTTACAATACGCCTTTTAAACGAAGACTTGAATCCCTTATTGCCCAAAGACGCTTTAAACAAAAAATTGCCCCTAATCAAAGACGAATTAATCTTTGTTCTAAAGCAGGAGTAG
- a CDS encoding type II toxin-antitoxin system VapC family toxin, whose amino-acid sequence MGEDLLVDTNVIIDALRGQNSAIKLLDSLGVINVSAVTAGELLQGCISKKDQEKIQKLLDGFNIIQITEEVSVHSLFLLEKYCLSLKIGLADAQIASTCSIFGYKLVTRDTKHFSKIEEIGLFKG is encoded by the coding sequence ATGGGAGAAGATCTTCTAGTTGATACAAATGTAATTATAGATGCGCTTCGTGGTCAAAATTCCGCAATTAAATTGTTGGACAGTCTCGGTGTTATAAATGTATCTGCTGTAACAGCTGGCGAACTATTGCAGGGGTGTATCTCAAAGAAAGATCAAGAAAAAATCCAAAAGCTTCTTGATGGTTTTAATATAATTCAAATAACAGAAGAAGTAAGCGTACATTCTCTTTTTCTCCTAGAAAAATATTGCCTTTCTTTAAAAATTGGTCTTGCCGATGCCCAAATTGCCTCAACCTGTTCAATATTTGGATATAAGTTGGTAACTAGAGACACTAAACACTTTTCCAAAATTGAGGAAATCGGACTTTTTAAGGGATAG
- a CDS encoding Fic family protein: MINNAPTYPFKTGFLNNLSFYQSELPFSNSEIIAFDKKLFEYEQRFINLDLEKHLIAKNQFLASYAISKAENSSLTVQEAQNLFTIALDGKDLKTTKNPTQKDYDKKEFLNIARTFRLLSQNPALIKNLSVENICKIHALLCANLDNFEKAIPNFTQYVPGKLRKNDNIRVGNYIPAPYQIIGDGILELTKYLRSNPTPIGIAVFHTALYALHPFNNGNKRVCRILEHFLLRDIGLNAKNLYGTSYYYHSEKPRYYKFLLHSLERKNLNYFTGFILEALFYSIATVVKAGLIARKQEWLKSQDLSKIEVAVLLPLTKRKETQFKWLYNKAKTKVSKQTFVNYLKKATDLAVVQKKEVGKLTFYKLNFDFKEQNLLDEWEQLSKKRLSYTPNTS, encoded by the coding sequence ATGATTAACAATGCACCTACGTACCCTTTCAAAACAGGGTTTTTGAACAATTTATCTTTTTACCAATCCGAGCTTCCGTTTAGCAATTCGGAAATAATTGCGTTTGACAAAAAGCTTTTTGAATACGAGCAACGATTTATAAACCTTGATTTGGAAAAACACCTTATCGCCAAAAACCAATTTTTAGCATCGTATGCCATTTCTAAAGCCGAAAACTCCTCATTAACTGTCCAAGAGGCTCAAAATTTGTTCACGATAGCCCTTGATGGTAAGGATCTTAAGACTACAAAAAACCCTACCCAAAAAGATTATGATAAAAAAGAATTTTTAAATATTGCCAGAACCTTTAGACTACTTTCTCAAAACCCCGCATTGATCAAAAACCTTTCGGTTGAGAATATCTGTAAAATCCACGCCCTACTTTGCGCCAATCTGGATAACTTTGAAAAAGCGATACCAAATTTTACTCAATATGTACCGGGAAAATTGCGCAAAAACGATAACATCAGAGTTGGAAACTACATCCCCGCCCCTTATCAAATTATTGGAGATGGTATTTTAGAACTTACAAAATATCTAAGGAGCAACCCTACTCCAATTGGCATAGCCGTTTTCCACACAGCGTTATATGCTCTCCATCCGTTTAATAATGGCAATAAAAGAGTTTGCAGGATTTTAGAGCATTTTTTGCTCCGAGATATCGGGCTAAATGCCAAAAACCTTTATGGAACATCTTATTATTACCACAGCGAAAAACCACGGTACTACAAATTTCTCTTACACTCGCTGGAACGAAAAAATTTAAACTATTTTACTGGTTTCATCTTGGAAGCACTTTTTTATTCTATAGCAACAGTCGTAAAAGCAGGGTTAATTGCAAGAAAACAAGAGTGGTTAAAGTCACAAGACTTATCAAAAATTGAGGTTGCCGTCTTATTACCACTAACAAAGAGAAAAGAAACCCAGTTTAAATGGCTTTACAATAAAGCAAAGACTAAAGTTTCTAAACAGACTTTTGTGAATTACCTTAAAAAAGCCACCGATTTAGCTGTTGTCCAAAAAAAAGAGGTGGGAAAGCTAACATTTTATAAACTAAACTTTGATTTTAAGGAGCAGAATTTGTTGGACGAATGGGAGCAACTCTCCAAAAAGCGGTTAAGTTACACCCCAAATACTTCATAA
- the pcm gene encoding protein-L-isoaspartate O-methyltransferase, with amino-acid sequence MTKEELLKYLLNSGALKSPEIIRAFKVVDRADFVKPEDKTRAYEDYPLSLGLGQTISQPTTVALMLELLSLKKGDKILDVGSGSGWTTQLLTKIVGPKGKVYGLEIVPQLVEFGRANLKKYGDRNAQISRAKKRLGLPPKAPFDRILVSASANTLPKELLNQLKPGGVMVIPVKTSIFRLTKNLRGEIISQEFPGFVFVPLIESS; translated from the coding sequence ATGACAAAAGAGGAACTTCTAAAATACCTTCTAAATTCTGGCGCGCTTAAAAGCCCAGAGATTATTCGTGCCTTTAAAGTCGTTGACCGCGCGGATTTCGTCAAACCGGAAGATAAAACTAGAGCTTACGAGGATTATCCCCTCTCCCTCGGATTGGGACAAACGATTTCTCAACCAACCACAGTCGCTTTGATGTTGGAACTTCTATCGCTTAAAAAAGGAGACAAGATTTTAGATGTGGGGTCCGGGTCGGGCTGGACTACTCAACTACTGACCAAAATCGTGGGTCCAAAAGGCAAAGTCTACGGTCTTGAAATTGTCCCCCAACTTGTGGAATTCGGAAGAGCTAATCTCAAGAAGTACGGCGACAGAAACGCCCAAATTTCTCGGGCAAAAAAGCGTCTCGGCTTACCACCAAAAGCGCCTTTTGACAGGATTCTGGTCTCCGCCTCCGCCAATACACTCCCCAAAGAGCTTTTAAATCAGCTAAAACCCGGGGGCGTGATGGTAATACCGGTAAAAACCTCAATTTTCCGCCTAACAAAAAATCTTCGAGGAGAAATTATCTCCCAAGAATTTCCCGGTTTTGTCTTTGTTCCTTTAATAGAAAGTTCATAA